A stretch of the Arachis stenosperma cultivar V10309 chromosome 6, arast.V10309.gnm1.PFL2, whole genome shotgun sequence genome encodes the following:
- the LOC130934193 gene encoding uncharacterized protein LOC130934193 has product MQNQDAAIKKLETQIGYLFKQIPGHSICNNTNANPREKCQAITLRSGKKLKEPSKEPQEKNTDGGGKGQEKVQATTPNSHLEGEVLKPYVPKAPYPQQLKKSGDDSQFSLFLEVFKRLQINIPFAEVIEQMPLYAKFLKELMTKKRSWKNNETVVLTKECSAIIQHKLPQKLKDPGSFQIPCVIGKIIVEKTLCDFGANINLISLAMMRRMRIKEAKPTRMAL; this is encoded by the coding sequence ATGCAAAATCAAGATGCTGCCATCAAGAAACTGGAAACACAGATCGGCTACCTATTCAAGCAAATTCCTGGTCACAGCATTTGTAACAACACTAATGCAAACCCAAGGGAGAAGTGTCAGGCTATCACCCTCAGAAGTGGAAAAAAATTGAAGGAGCCCTCCAAAGAACCACAAGAGAAGAACACGGATGGAGGGGGAAAAGGACAAGAGAAAGTTCAAGCCACCACTCCCAACTCACATCTAGAAGGAGAAGTGCTGAAGCCATATGTTCCAAAAGCCCCGTATCCTCAGCAATTGAAGAAGAGTGGAGACGACAGCCAATTCTCACTATTCTTGGAAGTTTTCAAGAGACTACAGATTAACATACCCTTTGCAGAAGTAATAGAGCAAATGCCGCTCTATGCTAAGTTCTTGAAGGAATTgatgaccaagaagagaagttggaagAACAACGAGACTGTGGTACTAACCAAAgaatgtagtgccatcattcagcACAAGTTACCCCAGAAATTGAAGGATCCTGGGAGCTTCCAAATCCCTTGTGTCATAGGGAAAATCATAGTGGAAAAGACTTTGTGTGATTTTGGAGCCAACATAAATCTAATATCCTTAGCaatgatgagaagaatgagGATTAAGGAGGCCAAgccaacaagaatggccctGTAA